In one Vulgatibacter incomptus genomic region, the following are encoded:
- a CDS encoding AMMECR1 domain-containing protein, with the protein MTEEKILAELCSRSRTYLEALVNGAAPELPTADLAPIEGAAGLFVIVRERGSGEVRGAVGTTNLTGAPDDLLPALIRDAATDDPRNPPVRADELADVDLELWLLMGPPRPIREVEEIDPRVDALRIAQGIRTATLLPDVALAKEWSAQTCLAYACRKAGLPAGAWRRQETRVEALRTIHATC; encoded by the coding sequence ATGACGGAAGAGAAGATCCTCGCCGAGCTCTGCTCGCGATCCCGCACCTACCTCGAGGCGCTCGTGAACGGCGCGGCGCCCGAGCTTCCCACCGCCGACCTCGCCCCGATCGAGGGTGCCGCCGGCCTCTTCGTGATCGTTCGGGAGCGAGGGAGCGGCGAGGTCCGAGGCGCGGTGGGAACCACCAACCTGACAGGCGCTCCCGACGATCTGCTCCCGGCGCTGATCCGCGACGCGGCGACCGACGATCCCCGCAACCCGCCCGTGCGCGCGGATGAGCTCGCCGACGTGGACCTGGAGCTCTGGCTCCTCATGGGACCGCCGCGCCCGATCCGCGAGGTCGAGGAGATCGATCCCCGCGTGGATGCGCTGCGGATCGCACAGGGAATTCGCACCGCGACGCTCCTTCCGGACGTGGCCCTCGCCAAGGAGTGGAGCGCCCAGACCTGCCTCGCCTACGCCTGCAGAAAAGCCGGGCTTCCCGCCGGCGCCTGGCGCCGACAGGAAACCCGGGTGGAGGCCCTGCGCACGATCCACGCGACCTGCTGA
- a CDS encoding uracil-DNA glycosylase family protein encodes MSARSSTDRLIDALRPLRFGPPVTHVYDPLEYARAAFDEYVDRYGRGTREILLLGMNPGPFGMAQTGVPFGEVHHVRTWLGIEGEVGRPSEENPNRPIQGFACHRSEVSGARVWGWAKETFGTPERFFARFFVINYCPLVFMEASGRNVTPDKLPRAEREPLFAVCDEALRETVERMRPRWVIGIGGFAEDRAREALAGLEVKVGRILHPSPASPKANQGWAGIVTRELAELGIELP; translated from the coding sequence ATGTCCGCCCGGAGCTCCACCGACAGACTGATCGATGCCCTGCGCCCCTTGCGCTTCGGCCCCCCGGTCACCCACGTCTACGACCCGCTCGAATACGCGCGGGCGGCGTTCGACGAATACGTGGATCGGTACGGACGCGGGACGCGCGAGATCCTCCTCCTCGGGATGAACCCCGGCCCCTTCGGGATGGCCCAGACCGGCGTGCCCTTCGGCGAAGTCCACCACGTCCGCACCTGGCTCGGGATCGAGGGCGAGGTCGGCAGGCCTTCGGAGGAGAATCCCAACCGGCCGATCCAGGGCTTCGCGTGCCATCGCTCGGAGGTGAGCGGCGCGCGGGTCTGGGGCTGGGCCAAGGAGACCTTCGGCACGCCGGAGCGCTTCTTCGCGCGCTTCTTCGTGATCAACTACTGCCCGCTGGTCTTCATGGAGGCCTCCGGCCGCAACGTCACCCCGGACAAGCTGCCTCGAGCCGAGCGCGAGCCGCTCTTCGCCGTCTGCGACGAGGCCCTGCGCGAGACGGTGGAGAGGATGCGCCCCCGCTGGGTGATCGGGATCGGCGGCTTCGCCGAGGACCGTGCCCGGGAGGCCCTCGCCGGCCTCGAGGTGAAAGTCGGGCGGATCCTCCACCCGAGCCCCGCCAGCCCCAAGGCCAACCAGGGGTGGGCCGGGATCGTCACCCGTGAGCTCGCCGAGCTCGGGATCGAGTTGCCATGA
- a CDS encoding endonuclease/exonuclease/phosphatase family protein, translating to MTSPLRIVSYNVRYFGHAVRGLASTRAGKREIAKAIAGLDPVPDAICLQEVETSSVRSNLGRPRLHPQETQLESFMSNLRQAYALRGMELPFEALYFRAHNYRLGEISLYTTGLAVLVNKRTLRIEQHNAEAPQGITHYQVAAWKDRKQSRICAHIRLEDAAGRGFHLFNTHLSLPSPFAREYWSVKLKMGYGVNQLAEANRLVDFVREKAGDEPFLICGDFNSLPGSPVFRFLCEHAGFVAPQLELGQIDLEHPRRFPTAGFMKLRMHLDHLFSDRRIHWLDLDGTLPFGEGPFQGLSDHTPLIGRFEIRPESGLAVPAS from the coding sequence ATGACGAGTCCACTTCGAATCGTCAGCTACAACGTCCGCTACTTCGGCCACGCGGTCCGCGGCCTCGCGAGCACGCGCGCCGGGAAGCGGGAGATCGCCAAGGCCATCGCTGGCCTCGATCCCGTGCCGGACGCGATCTGCCTCCAGGAGGTCGAGACCAGCTCGGTGCGGAGCAACCTCGGCAGGCCCCGGCTCCACCCCCAGGAGACCCAGCTCGAGTCGTTCATGTCGAACCTGCGGCAGGCCTACGCCCTCCGCGGCATGGAGCTGCCGTTCGAGGCCTTGTACTTCCGGGCGCACAACTACCGCCTGGGGGAGATCTCGCTCTACACCACGGGCCTCGCCGTTCTCGTGAACAAGCGGACCCTGCGAATCGAGCAGCACAACGCCGAGGCGCCGCAGGGGATCACGCACTACCAGGTGGCCGCCTGGAAGGACCGCAAGCAGAGCCGGATCTGCGCGCACATCCGGCTGGAGGACGCGGCGGGCCGCGGCTTCCACCTCTTCAACACCCACCTCAGCCTGCCCAGCCCCTTCGCCCGGGAGTACTGGTCCGTGAAGCTGAAGATGGGCTACGGCGTGAACCAGCTCGCCGAGGCCAACCGGCTCGTCGACTTCGTCCGGGAGAAGGCGGGCGACGAGCCCTTCCTCATCTGCGGCGACTTCAACTCGCTCCCCGGCTCACCCGTCTTCCGCTTCCTCTGCGAGCATGCCGGCTTCGTAGCGCCCCAGCTCGAGCTCGGGCAGATCGACCTCGAGCATCCCCGGAGGTTCCCGACCGCTGGTTTCATGAAGCTGCGGATGCACCTCGACCACCTCTTCTCGGATCGACGGATCCACTGGCTCGACCTCGACGGCACACTCCCGTTCGGAGAGGGGCCGTTCCAGGGCCTCTCCGACCACACGCCGCTGATCGGGCGGTTCGAGATCCGCCCGGAGAGCGGCCTGGCCGTGCCGGCGTCGTAG